Proteins from a genomic interval of Rhodococcus rhodochrous:
- a CDS encoding HpcH/HpaI aldolase/citrate lyase family protein, with the protein MTWELPGPAWLFCPADRPERYAKAAERSDVVIIDLEDAVAPADKQAAREALIATPLDPERTVVRVNPVGTADHEADLEALRRTSYTRVMLPKCESGDEVRSLAPLEVVALIESPLGVLAVEDIAVAENTLGMMWGAEDLVAGLGGNASRRADGTYRAVAQHARSVTLLAAKGHARWALDSVYLNIKDTDGLHEEALDAVAVGFDIKVSIHPSQVDVVRRAYAPTPEEEAWARRVLEAAESERGVFDFEGKMVDAPVLRHAERVLQRASAAASA; encoded by the coding sequence ATGACCTGGGAACTCCCCGGCCCCGCATGGCTTTTCTGTCCCGCCGATCGCCCGGAGCGCTACGCCAAGGCCGCCGAACGTTCCGACGTGGTGATCATCGACCTCGAGGATGCCGTCGCACCGGCCGACAAGCAGGCCGCCCGTGAGGCGCTGATCGCCACGCCGCTCGACCCCGAACGCACCGTGGTGCGGGTCAACCCGGTGGGCACGGCCGACCACGAGGCCGATCTCGAGGCGCTGCGCCGCACGTCGTACACGCGGGTCATGCTGCCCAAATGCGAGAGCGGCGACGAGGTGCGCTCGCTCGCACCGCTCGAGGTGGTCGCGCTCATCGAGTCGCCCCTCGGGGTGCTCGCGGTCGAAGACATCGCCGTCGCCGAGAACACACTCGGAATGATGTGGGGTGCCGAGGATCTCGTCGCCGGACTCGGTGGCAACGCGAGCCGCCGCGCCGACGGGACGTACCGCGCGGTCGCGCAACACGCCCGGTCGGTGACCCTGCTCGCCGCGAAGGGTCACGCCCGCTGGGCGCTCGACTCGGTGTACCTGAACATCAAGGACACCGACGGTCTCCACGAGGAGGCCCTCGACGCCGTGGCGGTCGGATTCGACATCAAGGTGTCGATCCACCCGAGCCAGGTCGACGTCGTCCGCCGGGCGTACGCGCCCACCCCCGAGGAGGAGGCGTGGGCGCGACGTGTCCTCGAGGCCGCCGAATCGGAGCGCGGCGTCTTCGACTTCGAAGGGAAGATGGTCGACGCCCCGGTGCTGCGTCACGCCGAGCGCGTGCTGCAGCGCGCGTCGGCTGCCGCCTCGGCATGA
- a CDS encoding MaoC family dehydratase — protein sequence MSETDTTVEKRIVQRGLWFEEFELGAIYEHRPGRTITEADNTLFTTQTMNTQALHLDAAYAAETSFGERLVNSMFTLSTIVGLSVAQLTQGTIVANLGFSEISFPKPLFHGDTLYAETKIVDKRESKSRPGEGIVTLEHTGRNQHGDVVAVAVRKTLVQKRPTT from the coding sequence GTGAGCGAAACCGACACCACCGTGGAGAAGCGGATCGTCCAGCGCGGCCTGTGGTTCGAGGAATTCGAACTCGGCGCGATCTACGAGCACCGCCCCGGCCGCACGATCACCGAGGCCGACAACACGCTGTTCACGACGCAGACGATGAACACGCAGGCGCTGCACCTCGACGCCGCCTACGCCGCCGAGACCAGTTTCGGTGAGCGTCTGGTCAATTCGATGTTCACGCTCTCGACGATCGTGGGACTGTCGGTCGCCCAGCTCACGCAGGGCACGATCGTCGCGAACCTCGGATTCTCCGAGATCTCCTTCCCCAAGCCGCTCTTCCACGGCGACACGCTCTACGCCGAGACGAAGATCGTCGACAAGCGCGAGTCGAAGAGCCGGCCGGGGGAGGGCATCGTCACCCTCGAGCACACCGGTCGCAACCAGCACGGCGATGTCGTCGCCGTCGCCGTGCGCAAGACCCTCGTCCAGAAGAGGCCCACGACATGA
- a CDS encoding acyl-CoA dehydrogenase family protein, which yields MTEYLATGQLPDEYEQLRKTVADFARTVVAPVAAKHDAEHSFPYEVVQGMAEMGLFGLPFPEEYGGMGGDYFALCLALEELGKVDQSVAITLEAGVSLGAMPIYRFGNEKQKQEWLPQLASGRNLAAFGLTEPGAGSDAGGTKTTAKLENGEWIINGNKQFITNSGTDITSLVTVTAVTGVRENGKKEISTILVPTSTPGFTAEPAYNKVGWNASDTHPLTFADVRVPEENLLGERGRGYANFLRILDEGRIAIAALSTGAAQGCVDESVKYAKEREAFGSPIGNNQAIAFKIARMEARAHAARTAYYDAAAAMLAGKPFKKQAAVAKLVASEAAMDNARDATQIHGGYGFMNEYAVARHYRDSKILEIGEGTTEVQLMLIGRELGL from the coding sequence ATGACGGAATACCTGGCCACCGGCCAACTTCCCGACGAGTACGAGCAGCTGCGCAAGACCGTCGCGGACTTCGCCCGCACGGTGGTCGCGCCGGTCGCGGCCAAGCACGATGCCGAGCATTCGTTCCCCTACGAGGTCGTGCAGGGCATGGCCGAGATGGGCCTGTTCGGCCTGCCGTTCCCCGAGGAATACGGCGGCATGGGCGGCGACTACTTCGCGCTGTGCCTCGCACTCGAGGAACTCGGCAAGGTCGACCAGTCCGTCGCCATCACCCTCGAGGCCGGTGTCTCGCTCGGTGCGATGCCGATCTACCGCTTCGGCAACGAGAAGCAGAAACAGGAGTGGCTGCCGCAGCTCGCGAGCGGTCGCAACCTCGCCGCCTTCGGTCTCACCGAGCCGGGTGCGGGCAGCGACGCCGGAGGCACGAAGACCACCGCCAAGCTCGAGAACGGCGAGTGGATCATCAACGGCAACAAGCAGTTCATCACCAACTCCGGCACCGACATCACCTCGCTGGTGACCGTCACCGCCGTCACCGGTGTGCGGGAGAACGGCAAGAAGGAGATCTCCACGATCCTCGTGCCGACCTCCACGCCGGGCTTCACCGCCGAACCCGCCTACAACAAGGTCGGCTGGAACGCCTCCGACACACATCCGCTCACCTTCGCCGACGTGCGGGTGCCCGAGGAGAACCTCCTCGGCGAGCGGGGCCGCGGCTACGCCAACTTCCTGCGCATCCTCGACGAGGGCCGCATCGCGATCGCCGCGCTGTCGACCGGCGCCGCGCAGGGCTGCGTCGACGAATCGGTGAAGTACGCCAAGGAACGCGAGGCATTCGGCAGCCCGATCGGCAACAACCAGGCCATCGCCTTCAAGATCGCCCGCATGGAGGCACGTGCGCACGCAGCACGCACCGCCTACTACGACGCCGCCGCCGCGATGCTCGCCGGCAAGCCGTTCAAGAAGCAGGCCGCGGTCGCCAAGCTCGTCGCGTCCGAGGCCGCGATGGACAACGCGCGTGACGCGACGCAGATCCACGGCGGCTACGGCTTCATGAACGAATACGCCGTGGCGCGCCACTACCGCGACAGCAAGATCCTCGAGATCGGTGAGGGCACCACCGAGGTGCAGCTCATGCTCATCGGACGGGAGCTGGGACTGTGA